DNA sequence from the Halorussus limi genome:
GCCGTACGTATCACGGAGATCGTGGGCGACCACCCGCCGTTCGAACCCCGCCCGTTCGGCGATACTCTTTACGCGGTTAGTGATCGTCCCCTGTGCCGCGACATTTTCGTAGAGGTCGAAGTAGCTGTTCAGGATATGAATGGTGTCATCATCGCGGACGGGGATCGGTCGGACACCTGCCTCGGACTTTGGCGTAAAGTCCGCACCTGCCGGTGCCCAGTACTTCTCTGCCCGGTTTCGGCAGTGGAAGCACGGAACACCAGTCGGATTCGTGTCACCCCCGCTTCCGTTTCCGGATCCGAGTGTGCACACCTCCCCATAGGGAATTTCGACGTGAGGACGCTCGTTCGGCCCGTTACACCACCATGATGGCGTCATATGTGCCATTGCGGCGGCACGGATTCCAGTTGAGGTAAGTGTTAGACCAATGAGCTCATCGAGGACGTCGCCGTCCTTAGCAGCCTCTCGAAACCGGATATACTGTGACTTTGGGGCCGGTCTGAACGTCCCGGTCTTATCACGATCGCCTGAGAGTCCTAACGGATTGTATGTCATTCCTGGCATGTTGGTAAAGTTACTTCACAGGGTCAATGCCATAAATGATTGCAAAGTTATCCCGCTAACCGGATATTCTCAAACTCTTAGCGGTAGTTACTATGCAGTAAACACGTGACTCCAGTGAAAATGTCCATTTATCATATTCACAGTCTGCAACACTGATTCACAGCACGACCATATCGGGGTCGGGAATGAGAGATCATTCGTGCGCATTAAGTAGGATCTCTAATGGCTCACTTGATGCTCTTCAGGGGGTATCATTGAAGACTTCCCATACCAAATAGGAATCGCTCAGTACAGAAGAAGAATGTATCGAGTTGACCAACGACCTCCTCAGTACCGGTCAGAATCTCGCTTTTGAACACTGGGAGTGATCTAGAGCATTTCCGCAGTTTCACCGGTACTGCTCGTTACAGCGATTCCGCGTCCAAATACTGTTCAGACGAGACTTGACCAATCTCCTCTAAAATTTCAGCCCAGTATTCGGCATTTGGGCTCTTCATCTCCAAATCACTGATTACCGAAATAGAGTGGGAGAACTGTTCGAGTGCTCTGACTTTCTTCCCACGAGACGAAATAATATCCGATCCTTCTCTCAGATACCACTCTCTTTGCTCCGGTGACTTCGGACCTGAAGCTGCGATTGTGTAGGCTCGAAGCATTTCCTCGAAGTCCGGTGTATTCCCCCGTACGAAATCGTCATCAGGAAAGGCAGAGCAAAGCCGCTCCACTGTCCGCTCCAACCGTTCACCGTTCCCAACAGGAGCGAATACCTCCCGGTACGCATTGAGAGGTTGAAGCAAATTGAACT
Encoded proteins:
- a CDS encoding tyrosine-type recombinase/integrase — encoded protein: MPGMTYNPLGLSGDRDKTGTFRPAPKSQYIRFREAAKDGDVLDELIGLTLTSTGIRAAAMAHMTPSWWCNGPNERPHVEIPYGEVCTLGSGNGSGGDTNPTGVPCFHCRNRAEKYWAPAGADFTPKSEAGVRPIPVRDDDTIHILNSYFDLYENVAAQGTITNRVKSIAERAGFERRVVAHDLRDTYGTLLAKKDFGPHKIKALMGHANLEEAIKYIKFAGEDVQDEYDDKW